The Bubalus kerabau isolate K-KA32 ecotype Philippines breed swamp buffalo chromosome X, PCC_UOA_SB_1v2, whole genome shotgun sequence genome has a segment encoding these proteins:
- the TCEAL4 gene encoding transcription elongation factor A protein-like 4 encodes MEKLCSENEAKPENQGKMENKEQPLDAGKPGAACTKEDKEMLENKGRTDHKGKTDEEVLKVKERPENETKPKEENPESQGKPVSEEKAKESKAESEGKPESEGKPVSEGKPKEDKAARDPREPRAGGKRPAGEDVPRKAKRKTNKGLAQCLKEYKEAIHDMHLSNEEMIREFDEMARVEDEVKKTRQKLGGFMWMQKSLQDPFHPRGPRELRGGCRAPQRGFEDIPFV; translated from the coding sequence ATGGAAAAACTCTGCAGTGAAAATGAAGCAAAGCCTGAGAACCAAGGCAAGATGGAAAACAAAGAACAGCCACTGGATGCAGGAAAACCAGGAGCAGCTTGTACTAAGGAAGACAAGGAAATGTTAGAAAACAAGGGAAGGACAGATCACAAGGGAAAGACAGATGAGGAAGTATTAAAGGTTAAGGAAAGGCCAGAGAATGAGACAAAGCCAAAAGAAGAAAACCCAGAGAGCCAAGGAAAGCCAGTGAgtgaggaaaaagcaaaagaaagtaaAGCAGAGAGTGAGGGCAAGCCAGAGAGCGAGGGAAAGCCAGTGAGTGAGGGAAAACCAAAAGAAGACAAGGCAGCCAGGGATCCAAGGGAACCCAGGGCTGGCGGGAAGCGCCCAGCTGGGGAGGATGTACCCAGGAAGGCCAAAAGAAAAACCAACAAGGGGCTGGCTCAGTGTCTCAAGGAATACAAGGAGGCCATACATGATATGCATTTGAGCAATGAAGAGATGATAAGAGAATTTGATGAGATGGCCAGGGTAGAGGATGAGGTGAAGAAAACCAGACAGAAATTGGGGGGGTTTATGTGGATGCAAAAAAGTTTACAGGACCCCTTCCACCCAAGGGGCCCAAGGGAACTCAGGGGTGGCTGCAGGGCCCCGCAGAGGGGCTTTGAAGACATTCCTTTTGTGTAG